In a genomic window of Parambassis ranga chromosome 24, fParRan2.1, whole genome shotgun sequence:
- the tpd52l1 gene encoding tumor protein D53 isoform X10, whose amino-acid sequence MEARQQGFLDSEPLREADEDLASEVNLNNYVMTDEEREEIQQELAKLEEEINTLRQVLLSKEKQHAELRQKLGITPLNELRTSFSRGWQDMQSSTAYKKTSETLSTAGQKTSAAFSTLGSAISRKFGDMRSNSIGYSIRHSMSMPTMRNSPSFKSFEEKVENTVSTIKTKVGGTGSGGSFEEVLSSAANASSQDTPTNNLTDSSERPC is encoded by the exons ATGGAAGCCAGACAGCAAG GTTTTCTGGACTCTGAGCCACTGAGAGAAGCTGATGAAGATTTGGCATCAGAAGTCAACCTAAACAACTACGTCATGACGGacgaggagagagaggagatccaGCAAGAACTGGCTAAA CTAGAGGAGGAGATCAACACGCTGAGGCAGGTTCTTCTGTCCAAAGAGAAGCAGCACGCTGAGCTCAGACAGAAGCTGGGCATCACCCCTCTGAACGAGCTCAGGACCAGCTTCAGCAGAGGCTGGCAGGACATGCAGAGCTCCACAGC ctacAAGAAGACATCAGAGACGTTGTCCACGGCGGGACAGAAAACCTCGGCAGCCTTCAGCACCCTCGGCAGCGCCATCAGCAGGAAGTTTGGAGACATGAG ATCCAACTCCATAGG CTACTCTATCAGACACTCTATGAGCATGCCCACCATGAG aaactCCCCCAGCTTCAAGTCTTTTGAGGAGAAAGTTGAGAATACAGTTTCTACCATAAAG ACAAAGGTTGGTGGTACAGGGAGTGGAGGCAGCTTCGAGGAAGTCCTCTCCTCCGCCGCCAACGCCAGTTCTCAGGACACGCCCACCAACAACTTGACGGACAGCTCTGAGAGGCCGTGTTAG
- the tpd52l1 gene encoding tumor protein D53 isoform X3, translating to MEARQQELYSSVLSEAVVDWGGMGPGDEWVNSATQEGEQERGHLAAGFLDSEPLREADEDLASEVNLNNYVMTDEEREEIQQELAKLEEEINTLRQVLLSKEKQHAELRQKLGITPLNELRTSFSRGWQDMQSSTAYKKTSETLSTAGQKTSAAFSTLGSAISRKFGDMRSNSIGNSPSFKSFEEKVENTVSTIKTKVGGTGSGGSFEEVLSSAANASSQDTPTNNLTDSSERPC from the exons ATGGAAGCCAGACAGCAAG AGCTGTACTCTAGTGTTCTGAGTGAGGCAGTGGTTGACTGGGGCGGCATGGGTCCAGGAGACGAATGGGTTAACTCAGCCACACAGGAGGGAGAGCAGG AGAGAGGACACCTGGCTGCAG GTTTTCTGGACTCTGAGCCACTGAGAGAAGCTGATGAAGATTTGGCATCAGAAGTCAACCTAAACAACTACGTCATGACGGacgaggagagagaggagatccaGCAAGAACTGGCTAAA CTAGAGGAGGAGATCAACACGCTGAGGCAGGTTCTTCTGTCCAAAGAGAAGCAGCACGCTGAGCTCAGACAGAAGCTGGGCATCACCCCTCTGAACGAGCTCAGGACCAGCTTCAGCAGAGGCTGGCAGGACATGCAGAGCTCCACAGC ctacAAGAAGACATCAGAGACGTTGTCCACGGCGGGACAGAAAACCTCGGCAGCCTTCAGCACCCTCGGCAGCGCCATCAGCAGGAAGTTTGGAGACATGAG ATCCAACTCCATAGG aaactCCCCCAGCTTCAAGTCTTTTGAGGAGAAAGTTGAGAATACAGTTTCTACCATAAAG ACAAAGGTTGGTGGTACAGGGAGTGGAGGCAGCTTCGAGGAAGTCCTCTCCTCCGCCGCCAACGCCAGTTCTCAGGACACGCCCACCAACAACTTGACGGACAGCTCTGAGAGGCCGTGTTAG
- the tpd52l1 gene encoding tumor protein D53 isoform X7, with product MEARQQGFLDSEPLREADEDLASEVNLNNYVMTDEEREEIQQELAKLEEEINTLRQVLLSKEKQHAELRQKLGITPLNELRTSFSRGWQDMQSSTAYKKTSETLSTAGQKTSAAFSTLGSAISRKFGDMRNSPSFKSFEEKVENTVSTIKTKVGGTGSGGSFEEVLSSAANASSQDTPTNNLTDSSERPC from the exons ATGGAAGCCAGACAGCAAG GTTTTCTGGACTCTGAGCCACTGAGAGAAGCTGATGAAGATTTGGCATCAGAAGTCAACCTAAACAACTACGTCATGACGGacgaggagagagaggagatccaGCAAGAACTGGCTAAA CTAGAGGAGGAGATCAACACGCTGAGGCAGGTTCTTCTGTCCAAAGAGAAGCAGCACGCTGAGCTCAGACAGAAGCTGGGCATCACCCCTCTGAACGAGCTCAGGACCAGCTTCAGCAGAGGCTGGCAGGACATGCAGAGCTCCACAGC ctacAAGAAGACATCAGAGACGTTGTCCACGGCGGGACAGAAAACCTCGGCAGCCTTCAGCACCCTCGGCAGCGCCATCAGCAGGAAGTTTGGAGACATGAG aaactCCCCCAGCTTCAAGTCTTTTGAGGAGAAAGTTGAGAATACAGTTTCTACCATAAAG ACAAAGGTTGGTGGTACAGGGAGTGGAGGCAGCTTCGAGGAAGTCCTCTCCTCCGCCGCCAACGCCAGTTCTCAGGACACGCCCACCAACAACTTGACGGACAGCTCTGAGAGGCCGTGTTAG
- the tpd52l1 gene encoding tumor protein D53 isoform X4, which produces MEARQQELYSSVLSEAVVDWGGMGPGDEWVNSATQEGEQGFLDSEPLREADEDLASEVNLNNYVMTDEEREEIQQELAKLEEEINTLRQVLLSKEKQHAELRQKLGITPLNELRTSFSRGWQDMQSSTAYKKTSETLSTAGQKTSAAFSTLGSAISRKFGDMRSNSIGNSPSFKSFEEKVENTVSTIKTKVGGTGSGGSFEEVLSSAANASSQDTPTNNLTDSSERPC; this is translated from the exons ATGGAAGCCAGACAGCAAG AGCTGTACTCTAGTGTTCTGAGTGAGGCAGTGGTTGACTGGGGCGGCATGGGTCCAGGAGACGAATGGGTTAACTCAGCCACACAGGAGGGAGAGCAGG GTTTTCTGGACTCTGAGCCACTGAGAGAAGCTGATGAAGATTTGGCATCAGAAGTCAACCTAAACAACTACGTCATGACGGacgaggagagagaggagatccaGCAAGAACTGGCTAAA CTAGAGGAGGAGATCAACACGCTGAGGCAGGTTCTTCTGTCCAAAGAGAAGCAGCACGCTGAGCTCAGACAGAAGCTGGGCATCACCCCTCTGAACGAGCTCAGGACCAGCTTCAGCAGAGGCTGGCAGGACATGCAGAGCTCCACAGC ctacAAGAAGACATCAGAGACGTTGTCCACGGCGGGACAGAAAACCTCGGCAGCCTTCAGCACCCTCGGCAGCGCCATCAGCAGGAAGTTTGGAGACATGAG ATCCAACTCCATAGG aaactCCCCCAGCTTCAAGTCTTTTGAGGAGAAAGTTGAGAATACAGTTTCTACCATAAAG ACAAAGGTTGGTGGTACAGGGAGTGGAGGCAGCTTCGAGGAAGTCCTCTCCTCCGCCGCCAACGCCAGTTCTCAGGACACGCCCACCAACAACTTGACGGACAGCTCTGAGAGGCCGTGTTAG
- the tpd52l1 gene encoding tumor protein D53 isoform X9, translating to MEARQQELYSSVLSEAVVDWGGMGPGDEWVNSATQEGEQERGHLAAGFLDSEPLREADEDLASEVNLNNYVMTDEEREEIQQELAKLEEEINTLRQVLLSKEKQHAELRQKLGITPLNELRTSFSRGWQDMQSSTAYKKTSETLSTAGQKTSAAFSTLGSAISRKFGDMRSNSIGYSIRHSMSMPTMRNSPSFKSFEEKVENTVSTIKTKVGGTGSGGSFEEVLSSAANASSQDTPTNNLTDSSERPC from the exons ATGGAAGCCAGACAGCAAG AGCTGTACTCTAGTGTTCTGAGTGAGGCAGTGGTTGACTGGGGCGGCATGGGTCCAGGAGACGAATGGGTTAACTCAGCCACACAGGAGGGAGAGCAGG AGAGAGGACACCTGGCTGCAG GTTTTCTGGACTCTGAGCCACTGAGAGAAGCTGATGAAGATTTGGCATCAGAAGTCAACCTAAACAACTACGTCATGACGGacgaggagagagaggagatccaGCAAGAACTGGCTAAA CTAGAGGAGGAGATCAACACGCTGAGGCAGGTTCTTCTGTCCAAAGAGAAGCAGCACGCTGAGCTCAGACAGAAGCTGGGCATCACCCCTCTGAACGAGCTCAGGACCAGCTTCAGCAGAGGCTGGCAGGACATGCAGAGCTCCACAGC ctacAAGAAGACATCAGAGACGTTGTCCACGGCGGGACAGAAAACCTCGGCAGCCTTCAGCACCCTCGGCAGCGCCATCAGCAGGAAGTTTGGAGACATGAG ATCCAACTCCATAGG CTACTCTATCAGACACTCTATGAGCATGCCCACCATGAG aaactCCCCCAGCTTCAAGTCTTTTGAGGAGAAAGTTGAGAATACAGTTTCTACCATAAAG ACAAAGGTTGGTGGTACAGGGAGTGGAGGCAGCTTCGAGGAAGTCCTCTCCTCCGCCGCCAACGCCAGTTCTCAGGACACGCCCACCAACAACTTGACGGACAGCTCTGAGAGGCCGTGTTAG
- the tpd52l1 gene encoding tumor protein D53 isoform X1 yields MEARQQELYSSVLSEAVVDWGGMGPGDEWVNSATQEGEQGLNQGPFYPSGEDSITRSGDDVAAAAQNGENLTEWGKTSLTEEHEWGHTSASHSDSWAMSTTWDMQLDSPERGHLAAGFLDSEPLREADEDLASEVNLNNYVMTDEEREEIQQELAKLEEEINTLRQVLLSKEKQHAELRQKLGITPLNELRTSFSRGWQDMQSSTAYKKTSETLSTAGQKTSAAFSTLGSAISRKFGDMRSNSIGNSPSFKSFEEKVENTVSTIKTKVGGTGSGGSFEEVLSSAANASSQDTPTNNLTDSSERPC; encoded by the exons ATGGAAGCCAGACAGCAAG AGCTGTACTCTAGTGTTCTGAGTGAGGCAGTGGTTGACTGGGGCGGCATGGGTCCAGGAGACGAATGGGTTAACTCAGCCACACAGGAGGGAGAGCAGG GTCTGAATCAGGGTCCCTTTTACCCCTCGGGTGAGGACTCGATTACTAGGAGTGGAGACGATGTGGCTGCAGCGGCCCAAAACGGAGAAAACCTGACAGAATGGGGTAAAACCTCACTTACTGAAGAGCATGAGTGGGGTCACACATCAGCGTCCCACTCTGACAGCTGGGCCATGTCCACCACCTGGGATATGCAGTTGGACAGCCCAG AGAGAGGACACCTGGCTGCAG GTTTTCTGGACTCTGAGCCACTGAGAGAAGCTGATGAAGATTTGGCATCAGAAGTCAACCTAAACAACTACGTCATGACGGacgaggagagagaggagatccaGCAAGAACTGGCTAAA CTAGAGGAGGAGATCAACACGCTGAGGCAGGTTCTTCTGTCCAAAGAGAAGCAGCACGCTGAGCTCAGACAGAAGCTGGGCATCACCCCTCTGAACGAGCTCAGGACCAGCTTCAGCAGAGGCTGGCAGGACATGCAGAGCTCCACAGC ctacAAGAAGACATCAGAGACGTTGTCCACGGCGGGACAGAAAACCTCGGCAGCCTTCAGCACCCTCGGCAGCGCCATCAGCAGGAAGTTTGGAGACATGAG ATCCAACTCCATAGG aaactCCCCCAGCTTCAAGTCTTTTGAGGAGAAAGTTGAGAATACAGTTTCTACCATAAAG ACAAAGGTTGGTGGTACAGGGAGTGGAGGCAGCTTCGAGGAAGTCCTCTCCTCCGCCGCCAACGCCAGTTCTCAGGACACGCCCACCAACAACTTGACGGACAGCTCTGAGAGGCCGTGTTAG
- the tpd52l1 gene encoding tumor protein D53 isoform X5: protein MEARQQERGHLAAGFLDSEPLREADEDLASEVNLNNYVMTDEEREEIQQELAKLEEEINTLRQVLLSKEKQHAELRQKLGITPLNELRTSFSRGWQDMQSSTAYKKTSETLSTAGQKTSAAFSTLGSAISRKFGDMRSNSIGNSPSFKSFEEKVENTVSTIKTKVGGTGSGGSFEEVLSSAANASSQDTPTNNLTDSSERPC from the exons ATGGAAGCCAGACAGCAAG AGAGAGGACACCTGGCTGCAG GTTTTCTGGACTCTGAGCCACTGAGAGAAGCTGATGAAGATTTGGCATCAGAAGTCAACCTAAACAACTACGTCATGACGGacgaggagagagaggagatccaGCAAGAACTGGCTAAA CTAGAGGAGGAGATCAACACGCTGAGGCAGGTTCTTCTGTCCAAAGAGAAGCAGCACGCTGAGCTCAGACAGAAGCTGGGCATCACCCCTCTGAACGAGCTCAGGACCAGCTTCAGCAGAGGCTGGCAGGACATGCAGAGCTCCACAGC ctacAAGAAGACATCAGAGACGTTGTCCACGGCGGGACAGAAAACCTCGGCAGCCTTCAGCACCCTCGGCAGCGCCATCAGCAGGAAGTTTGGAGACATGAG ATCCAACTCCATAGG aaactCCCCCAGCTTCAAGTCTTTTGAGGAGAAAGTTGAGAATACAGTTTCTACCATAAAG ACAAAGGTTGGTGGTACAGGGAGTGGAGGCAGCTTCGAGGAAGTCCTCTCCTCCGCCGCCAACGCCAGTTCTCAGGACACGCCCACCAACAACTTGACGGACAGCTCTGAGAGGCCGTGTTAG
- the tpd52l1 gene encoding tumor protein D53 isoform X6, producing MEARQQGFLDSEPLREADEDLASEVNLNNYVMTDEEREEIQQELAKLEEEINTLRQVLLSKEKQHAELRQKLGITPLNELRTSFSRGWQDMQSSTAYKKTSETLSTAGQKTSAAFSTLGSAISRKFGDMRSNSIGNSPSFKSFEEKVENTVSTIKTKVGGTGSGGSFEEVLSSAANASSQDTPTNNLTDSSERPC from the exons ATGGAAGCCAGACAGCAAG GTTTTCTGGACTCTGAGCCACTGAGAGAAGCTGATGAAGATTTGGCATCAGAAGTCAACCTAAACAACTACGTCATGACGGacgaggagagagaggagatccaGCAAGAACTGGCTAAA CTAGAGGAGGAGATCAACACGCTGAGGCAGGTTCTTCTGTCCAAAGAGAAGCAGCACGCTGAGCTCAGACAGAAGCTGGGCATCACCCCTCTGAACGAGCTCAGGACCAGCTTCAGCAGAGGCTGGCAGGACATGCAGAGCTCCACAGC ctacAAGAAGACATCAGAGACGTTGTCCACGGCGGGACAGAAAACCTCGGCAGCCTTCAGCACCCTCGGCAGCGCCATCAGCAGGAAGTTTGGAGACATGAG ATCCAACTCCATAGG aaactCCCCCAGCTTCAAGTCTTTTGAGGAGAAAGTTGAGAATACAGTTTCTACCATAAAG ACAAAGGTTGGTGGTACAGGGAGTGGAGGCAGCTTCGAGGAAGTCCTCTCCTCCGCCGCCAACGCCAGTTCTCAGGACACGCCCACCAACAACTTGACGGACAGCTCTGAGAGGCCGTGTTAG
- the tpd52l1 gene encoding tumor protein D53 isoform X8, with amino-acid sequence MEARQQELYSSVLSEAVVDWGGMGPGDEWVNSATQEGEQGLNQGPFYPSGEDSITRSGDDVAAAAQNGENLTEWGKTSLTEEHEWGHTSASHSDSWAMSTTWDMQLDSPERGHLAAGFLDSEPLREADEDLASEVNLNNYVMTDEEREEIQQELAKLEEEINTLRQVLLSKEKQHAELRQKLGITPLNELRTSFSRGWQDMQSSTAYKKTSETLSTAGQKTSAAFSTLGSAISRKFGDMRSNSIGYSIRHSMSMPTMRNSPSFKSFEEKVENTVSTIKTKVGGTGSGGSFEEVLSSAANASSQDTPTNNLTDSSERPC; translated from the exons ATGGAAGCCAGACAGCAAG AGCTGTACTCTAGTGTTCTGAGTGAGGCAGTGGTTGACTGGGGCGGCATGGGTCCAGGAGACGAATGGGTTAACTCAGCCACACAGGAGGGAGAGCAGG GTCTGAATCAGGGTCCCTTTTACCCCTCGGGTGAGGACTCGATTACTAGGAGTGGAGACGATGTGGCTGCAGCGGCCCAAAACGGAGAAAACCTGACAGAATGGGGTAAAACCTCACTTACTGAAGAGCATGAGTGGGGTCACACATCAGCGTCCCACTCTGACAGCTGGGCCATGTCCACCACCTGGGATATGCAGTTGGACAGCCCAG AGAGAGGACACCTGGCTGCAG GTTTTCTGGACTCTGAGCCACTGAGAGAAGCTGATGAAGATTTGGCATCAGAAGTCAACCTAAACAACTACGTCATGACGGacgaggagagagaggagatccaGCAAGAACTGGCTAAA CTAGAGGAGGAGATCAACACGCTGAGGCAGGTTCTTCTGTCCAAAGAGAAGCAGCACGCTGAGCTCAGACAGAAGCTGGGCATCACCCCTCTGAACGAGCTCAGGACCAGCTTCAGCAGAGGCTGGCAGGACATGCAGAGCTCCACAGC ctacAAGAAGACATCAGAGACGTTGTCCACGGCGGGACAGAAAACCTCGGCAGCCTTCAGCACCCTCGGCAGCGCCATCAGCAGGAAGTTTGGAGACATGAG ATCCAACTCCATAGG CTACTCTATCAGACACTCTATGAGCATGCCCACCATGAG aaactCCCCCAGCTTCAAGTCTTTTGAGGAGAAAGTTGAGAATACAGTTTCTACCATAAAG ACAAAGGTTGGTGGTACAGGGAGTGGAGGCAGCTTCGAGGAAGTCCTCTCCTCCGCCGCCAACGCCAGTTCTCAGGACACGCCCACCAACAACTTGACGGACAGCTCTGAGAGGCCGTGTTAG
- the tpd52l1 gene encoding tumor protein D53 isoform X2 — protein MEARQQELYSSVLSEAVVDWGGMGPGDEWVNSATQEGEQGLNQGPFYPSGEDSITRSGDDVAAAAQNGENLTEWGKTSLTEEHEWGHTSASHSDSWAMSTTWDMQLDSPERGHLAAGFLDSEPLREADEDLASEVNLNNYVMTDEEREEIQQELAKLEEEINTLRQVLLSKEKQHAELRQKLGITPLNELRTSFSRGWQDMQSSTAYKKTSETLSTAGQKTSAAFSTLGSAISRKFGDMRNSPSFKSFEEKVENTVSTIKTKVGGTGSGGSFEEVLSSAANASSQDTPTNNLTDSSERPC, from the exons ATGGAAGCCAGACAGCAAG AGCTGTACTCTAGTGTTCTGAGTGAGGCAGTGGTTGACTGGGGCGGCATGGGTCCAGGAGACGAATGGGTTAACTCAGCCACACAGGAGGGAGAGCAGG GTCTGAATCAGGGTCCCTTTTACCCCTCGGGTGAGGACTCGATTACTAGGAGTGGAGACGATGTGGCTGCAGCGGCCCAAAACGGAGAAAACCTGACAGAATGGGGTAAAACCTCACTTACTGAAGAGCATGAGTGGGGTCACACATCAGCGTCCCACTCTGACAGCTGGGCCATGTCCACCACCTGGGATATGCAGTTGGACAGCCCAG AGAGAGGACACCTGGCTGCAG GTTTTCTGGACTCTGAGCCACTGAGAGAAGCTGATGAAGATTTGGCATCAGAAGTCAACCTAAACAACTACGTCATGACGGacgaggagagagaggagatccaGCAAGAACTGGCTAAA CTAGAGGAGGAGATCAACACGCTGAGGCAGGTTCTTCTGTCCAAAGAGAAGCAGCACGCTGAGCTCAGACAGAAGCTGGGCATCACCCCTCTGAACGAGCTCAGGACCAGCTTCAGCAGAGGCTGGCAGGACATGCAGAGCTCCACAGC ctacAAGAAGACATCAGAGACGTTGTCCACGGCGGGACAGAAAACCTCGGCAGCCTTCAGCACCCTCGGCAGCGCCATCAGCAGGAAGTTTGGAGACATGAG aaactCCCCCAGCTTCAAGTCTTTTGAGGAGAAAGTTGAGAATACAGTTTCTACCATAAAG ACAAAGGTTGGTGGTACAGGGAGTGGAGGCAGCTTCGAGGAAGTCCTCTCCTCCGCCGCCAACGCCAGTTCTCAGGACACGCCCACCAACAACTTGACGGACAGCTCTGAGAGGCCGTGTTAG